The Mycolicibacterium mageritense genome contains a region encoding:
- a CDS encoding HNH endonuclease family protein, whose protein sequence is MPADRATESHNDWTTTKGSPHAKLTAPLDNENADVTRYILIALARAGMTNETFTDLWEREGKHYKWTIEHILPQGPGLPKEWLNMLGGADMASAIQQQHVHRLGNLTVTGYNSTLSNKSFHSKKIRKDTNGNFVGFKNGLTLNADVVEAKQWTAAEFEARTDKLAKQTLKLFPL, encoded by the coding sequence TTGCCCGCAGACCGGGCAACAGAGTCGCACAACGACTGGACCACTACGAAGGGCTCACCTCACGCCAAGCTCACCGCTCCCCTCGACAACGAGAATGCCGACGTAACGAGGTACATATTGATTGCGTTGGCCCGCGCCGGCATGACCAACGAAACCTTCACCGATCTATGGGAGCGGGAAGGCAAGCACTACAAGTGGACAATCGAGCACATCTTGCCTCAAGGGCCAGGACTTCCGAAGGAATGGCTGAACATGCTGGGCGGAGCTGATATGGCATCAGCGATTCAGCAACAGCACGTACACCGACTGGGGAACCTCACTGTGACGGGTTACAACAGCACATTGAGCAATAAATCGTTCCATTCCAAGAAGATTCGGAAAGATACCAACGGAAACTTCGTCGGCTTCAAGAATGGGTTGACACTCAATGCTGATGTGGTCGAGGCGAAGCAATGGACGGCAGCCGAGTTCGAAGCCCGAACCGACAAGCTGGCTAAGCAGACCTTGAAGCTATTTCCGCTCTGA
- a CDS encoding DUF262 domain-containing protein codes for MGNRRIIKCYNHFSALIEQHAGPKSSVKPVFDLLKRVKQAILVKLEVESTSDAFTLFESLNNRGISLTPIDIIKNSLLAAADKKRQRGFTADHVSDQWNELLGDLGDDYKVSSSEGA; via the coding sequence TTGGGTAACCGTCGTATTATTAAGTGCTACAACCACTTCAGCGCCCTCATCGAACAGCATGCAGGGCCGAAGTCGTCGGTCAAACCAGTGTTCGACCTACTCAAGCGTGTCAAGCAGGCGATACTCGTAAAGCTTGAAGTAGAAAGCACCTCGGATGCTTTTACGTTGTTCGAGTCGCTCAACAACCGAGGAATTTCGCTGACGCCCATCGACATCATCAAGAACTCGCTGCTCGCAGCCGCTGACAAAAAGCGGCAGAGAGGGTTTACGGCGGACCACGTATCCGACCAGTGGAATGAACTTCTTGGGGATCTCGGAGACGACTACAAGGTTTCTTCGTCCGAAGGAGCCTGA
- a CDS encoding DUF262 domain-containing protein: MIKSVADDPVYKLLSLEDTVVYEAPKYQREYAWTKQQWDELFDDLLEEENSNSGHFLGTIICINRTSNATKENVLELVDGQQRMTTLSILMAAIYTFLANRSDQLDQNELVDLNYLGRQLVLKDGNRLRVRPQIQNSNYDDYANVLKNCGHPAQSPGGQVFG, encoded by the coding sequence GTGATCAAATCAGTGGCCGATGATCCGGTATACAAGTTGCTCAGCCTTGAGGACACTGTCGTTTACGAAGCGCCGAAGTACCAGCGAGAATACGCATGGACCAAGCAACAATGGGACGAACTCTTCGATGACCTACTCGAAGAGGAGAACTCGAACTCTGGCCATTTCCTCGGCACCATCATCTGCATCAACCGCACCTCAAATGCCACCAAGGAGAATGTCCTCGAGCTCGTAGACGGCCAACAGCGAATGACCACGCTGTCGATCTTGATGGCTGCTATCTACACGTTTCTGGCCAACCGCAGCGATCAGCTCGATCAGAACGAGCTGGTTGACTTGAACTACCTTGGCAGGCAACTAGTTCTGAAAGATGGCAATCGGTTGCGGGTCCGTCCTCAGATCCAGAACTCCAACTACGACGACTACGCAAACGTCTTGAAAAATTGCGGGCATCCTGCCCAAAGCCCCGGGGGTCAAGTTTTTGGGTAA
- a CDS encoding DEAD/DEAH box helicase — protein sequence MTDQFDLLHPGVQYHIANTLRWNGLRPTQAAAVEPILSGGDVMVLAPTAGGKTEAAIFPVLSRMATEDWQGVSVLYVCPLRALLNNLQPRLNGYCQWLGRTAAVWHGDVSQAQRQRILTERPDVLLTTPESLESMLVSTKVDPRVLFSGLQAVVVDEIHAFAGDDRGWHLLAVLERVARIASRPLQRIGLSATVGNPDELLAWLQGSFQGREKAVVAPPVSTPDAPDITVDYVGSITNAATVIASLHAGEKRLVFVDSRRQAEELGAALRELGIETYLSHSSLSAAERRRSEAAFADARDTVIVATSTLELGIDVGDLDRVIQIGSTRTVASFLQRLGRTGRRPGSTRNCLFLCVEDESVLLAAGMLKRWSDGWVEPITPPPHPRHIAAQQLMALCLQQHRISAAEWSEWWGDLPVFDESAPEIVEFLVSEGYFDCDGPFLQIGPEAERRFGRRYFSDLTAVFTAPPEYVVLAGRIEVGTIGTDLLTESTDGPRLLLLGGRSWKVTHVDWDRRRCFVEVADGGGKAKWPGVPGGLSYEVTRGMRDVLLGNLPTGVVFTGRAAKVLAELRSTFAENVSADRSIIRLPDDSAGRWWTWAGTAANRTLQASLPSVIDPRQRIDEKSVRLLPGLTVQQFTAGLAEIEWRDPEVDANALVGLKFSAALPGDLAVKTLGARLGDRANSREVVAQDRAVFRSQNS from the coding sequence GTGACTGATCAGTTCGATCTGCTGCACCCGGGTGTGCAGTACCACATCGCAAATACCTTGCGGTGGAACGGACTTCGACCCACCCAAGCCGCTGCGGTGGAGCCGATCCTTTCCGGTGGCGACGTGATGGTCTTGGCGCCCACCGCCGGCGGTAAGACCGAGGCGGCGATATTCCCCGTGCTGTCGCGCATGGCAACCGAGGACTGGCAGGGCGTTTCGGTGCTCTACGTCTGCCCGCTGCGCGCGCTGCTGAACAATCTGCAGCCTCGCCTCAACGGCTACTGCCAATGGCTTGGACGCACGGCGGCCGTGTGGCACGGCGATGTGAGTCAAGCTCAGCGGCAACGCATTCTGACCGAGCGGCCCGATGTCCTGCTGACCACCCCCGAATCGCTGGAGTCCATGCTGGTGTCCACCAAGGTGGATCCGCGGGTGTTGTTCTCCGGGCTCCAAGCGGTGGTCGTCGACGAGATCCACGCCTTCGCCGGCGATGACCGCGGCTGGCATCTGCTGGCGGTATTGGAGCGCGTGGCGCGCATCGCTTCGCGGCCGTTGCAGCGGATCGGACTGTCCGCAACCGTCGGCAATCCGGACGAACTGCTGGCCTGGCTGCAGGGCAGCTTTCAGGGACGCGAAAAGGCTGTGGTCGCCCCTCCTGTCTCCACCCCCGATGCTCCTGACATCACGGTGGACTACGTGGGTTCAATTACCAATGCCGCCACCGTGATTGCCTCGCTGCACGCCGGAGAGAAGCGGCTGGTGTTCGTCGACAGCCGGCGCCAGGCCGAAGAGCTCGGCGCCGCACTGCGGGAACTCGGCATTGAAACTTACCTGTCTCACTCGTCGCTGTCGGCCGCCGAGCGGCGTCGATCCGAGGCGGCGTTCGCCGACGCTCGCGACACCGTCATCGTCGCCACCTCAACCCTGGAACTCGGCATCGACGTCGGTGACCTCGACCGGGTCATCCAGATTGGCTCCACACGTACCGTCGCGTCGTTTCTACAACGACTGGGCCGCACCGGACGCCGGCCAGGTTCGACCCGCAATTGCCTCTTTCTATGCGTCGAGGACGAAAGTGTGCTGCTCGCGGCCGGGATGCTCAAGCGATGGTCCGACGGCTGGGTCGAACCGATCACGCCCCCGCCACACCCGCGTCACATCGCCGCACAACAGCTCATGGCCCTCTGTCTACAACAGCATCGGATCAGTGCCGCCGAATGGTCGGAGTGGTGGGGCGATCTGCCGGTCTTCGACGAGAGCGCACCGGAGATCGTTGAGTTTCTGGTTTCTGAGGGCTATTTCGATTGCGATGGCCCGTTCCTGCAGATCGGCCCCGAAGCTGAGCGTCGCTTTGGTCGTCGCTACTTCTCCGATCTGACGGCGGTATTCACCGCGCCGCCGGAGTACGTGGTACTCGCCGGGCGGATCGAGGTCGGCACCATCGGCACCGACCTACTGACCGAAAGCACCGATGGGCCAAGGCTTCTTCTGCTCGGTGGCCGATCATGGAAGGTGACTCACGTCGACTGGGACCGCCGACGATGCTTCGTCGAGGTGGCCGACGGCGGCGGTAAGGCGAAATGGCCCGGGGTTCCTGGCGGCCTGTCATATGAGGTAACCCGCGGGATGCGCGACGTGCTGCTCGGAAACTTACCGACCGGGGTGGTGTTCACCGGGCGCGCGGCAAAGGTATTGGCGGAGCTACGGTCCACGTTCGCAGAAAACGTATCGGCCGACCGTTCGATCATACGGCTACCTGATGACTCCGCAGGACGCTGGTGGACCTGGGCCGGCACCGCCGCGAACCGAACATTGCAGGCATCACTGCCATCGGTGATCGACCCGCGGCAGCGGATTGACGAGAAGTCGGTGCGGCTGTTACCGGGGCTGACCGTGCAACAGTTCACCGCTGGACTAGCCGAAATAGAGTGGCGCGATCCCGAGGTCGACGCGAATGCACTGGTGGGCCTCAAGTTTTCAGCGGCGCTACCTGGTGACCTGGCGGTCAAGACATTGGGCGCTCGACTTGGGGATCGCGCGAACTCCAGGGAAGTTGTTGCGCAAGACCGAGCAGTTTTCAGATCCCAAAACAGTTAG
- the brxD gene encoding BREX system ATP-binding protein BrxD → MSSQVSARRRREILDALRRGTVPSNGLDQLAVGLSRFETELDAELDVVAAGGAVFKAVRGEYGSGKTFFARWLADRAMKKGFAVAEVQINEIDTPLHKLETVYRRSIESLRTASIQPSALRPILDAWLFTIEDDAGQQGVDVDLLLERRLAEVAARAPVFPLAIRAYRRFVADDDHDGADALVAWLGGQPHVAAAVKRRAGIKGDLDHYLALGFLRGLLAILADAGNPGLLLVLDEVETLQRVRSDARAKALNALRQLIDEVHDGHFPGLYLLITGTPAFFEGRQGIPLLPPLADRLHTEFAKDPRFDNPRAPQLRLTGFDQARLVELGTRVRELYIGGVPDPDRVRAVADDAFLERFAGAVAGELGGKVGIAPRLFLRKLVDVLDKIEQFPDFDPYTDYEVKIAPAELSDAERAALTADDVPLEL, encoded by the coding sequence GTGAGTAGCCAGGTGTCGGCGCGACGGCGCCGCGAAATTCTCGATGCGCTGCGGCGCGGCACCGTCCCGTCGAATGGCCTGGATCAATTGGCGGTCGGGCTGAGCCGTTTCGAAACCGAACTGGACGCCGAACTCGACGTCGTGGCCGCGGGCGGCGCGGTGTTTAAAGCCGTTCGCGGTGAATACGGTTCGGGTAAAACATTTTTCGCCCGTTGGCTAGCCGACCGTGCGATGAAGAAGGGCTTCGCAGTCGCCGAGGTTCAAATCAATGAGATCGACACTCCGCTACACAAGCTGGAGACGGTGTACCGACGCAGCATCGAATCACTACGCACCGCCTCGATTCAGCCCAGTGCGTTGCGTCCGATTCTGGATGCCTGGCTGTTTACGATCGAAGACGACGCCGGCCAGCAGGGCGTGGATGTCGATCTGCTGTTAGAGCGGCGGCTGGCCGAAGTCGCCGCACGCGCACCGGTGTTCCCGCTTGCGATCCGCGCCTACCGCCGATTCGTCGCCGACGATGACCACGACGGCGCCGACGCGCTGGTGGCCTGGCTGGGTGGGCAGCCGCACGTAGCGGCCGCAGTCAAGCGCCGCGCCGGAATCAAGGGCGACCTTGACCACTACCTGGCGCTTGGCTTTCTACGCGGCCTGCTGGCGATTCTCGCCGATGCCGGCAACCCGGGCTTGTTGCTGGTGCTCGACGAGGTGGAAACTCTTCAGCGGGTACGAAGCGACGCCCGCGCCAAGGCACTGAATGCACTGCGCCAGTTGATCGACGAGGTGCACGACGGCCATTTCCCTGGCCTATACCTGCTGATCACGGGGACACCGGCCTTCTTCGAAGGGCGACAAGGCATTCCATTGCTACCGCCACTGGCGGATCGGCTACACACCGAGTTTGCCAAGGATCCGCGCTTCGACAACCCGCGGGCACCGCAACTGCGACTGACTGGTTTCGATCAGGCCCGGCTGGTGGAACTGGGCACCCGCGTGCGCGAGCTGTACATCGGGGGCGTTCCGGACCCGGATCGGGTGCGCGCGGTCGCCGACGATGCGTTCCTGGAACGTTTCGCCGGTGCGGTGGCGGGTGAGTTGGGCGGCAAGGTAGGTATCGCGCCGCGGCTGTTTCTGCGCAAGCTCGTCGATGTGCTCGACAAGATCGAACAGTTCCCCGACTTCGACCCCTACACCGACTATGAAGTGAAGATCGCTCCGGCTGAGCTGTCCGATGCCGAACGCGCCGCCTTGACGGCCGACGACGTGCCGCTCGAGCTGTGA
- the pglZ gene encoding BREX-2 system phosphatase PglZ produces MTTLTATEPIIRARLKKASAKQYRHGVLGLRAKPVWDGDSFEYDGAPVTVVACPSVLSIWEAIDTRDAQGWTVVLTNVDDDDLGDTVLAHLLDGRLITPDPWDALRSNFSASTIEPALYRSTNDRALANGLLSVLSVDAYTPAPGGVLTRDHAMRALARDVLEIVKSSDVEVDALAILEWSRSLSAPTNLVDLRARGCAELTAAVTTWLASRAGQLAKPLAALLKAERITDLVPLGVVAGLFCQDDGSGDAVALGVFLGRYGLTGLSTEDLQAWYTSARGLLTTALEASHQQAVLQTAAGIVNDLGIDTAAAASDLLPHGLEARVNLLADALTAALPHPLPVDLDSALVAASSLQLVETRWAETGQHFLAANSPTVEAFSGAVRLVRWLAQPVAAVGGLSEMASRYVRTDSWVDTALIKARRGAERPIPAAALRALIDLVVSRRGRHDRVFAAALADAPKPAVQTIENVLRDLVVPVARKVPTLLLVIDALSLAAANDLVTAIQQNGWTELSASTANRAWALAVLPTLTQRSRCSLLCGELREGADNVERSGFLALIREAGLQATGGTADPIFHKSALDAIPSGASLATDVSNAIADTTQQPLVAAVLNYVDDTLHHTDPGGTDWNLTTITHLRALLHAAKNAGRAVVITSDHGHIIEYGTSAKVTRANTYGQRAHGDFANVDPDREVVVEGPRVLTDNHRVVLAVDETIRYGGRNAGYHGGGLPGEALVPVLAFLPGQLPEWAVPVAAAEPPWWYRAAPSAAEPLPDSGRKTEADRELTLFNQVSSEDVSPLPDKVIRSKVFETQLRLAGRIVVKAPQIKNLLQALLATGACEITLAQAATALGVATASVNGALMQTKRVLDVEGYEVLRVAGGVTGLDVAALKEQFGVSE; encoded by the coding sequence ATGACGACCTTGACGGCCACCGAGCCAATCATCCGGGCCCGGTTGAAGAAGGCCAGCGCCAAGCAGTACAGGCATGGGGTGCTCGGGTTACGCGCAAAACCGGTGTGGGACGGCGACAGCTTCGAGTATGACGGAGCCCCCGTGACGGTGGTGGCGTGCCCGTCGGTGCTGTCGATCTGGGAGGCGATCGACACCCGTGACGCCCAAGGCTGGACGGTGGTGCTCACCAACGTCGACGATGACGATCTCGGCGACACCGTGCTGGCGCACCTGCTCGACGGCCGGCTCATCACGCCTGATCCGTGGGATGCATTGCGCAGCAACTTCTCCGCATCGACCATCGAACCGGCCCTGTACCGCTCGACCAATGATCGAGCCCTGGCCAACGGCCTGCTCAGTGTGCTCTCGGTAGACGCCTACACCCCGGCACCCGGCGGCGTGCTCACCCGAGATCACGCCATGCGCGCACTGGCCCGCGATGTGCTGGAGATCGTCAAGAGCTCCGACGTAGAAGTAGATGCGTTGGCGATCCTGGAATGGAGCCGCTCACTGTCAGCGCCTACCAACCTAGTTGACCTGCGGGCCCGCGGCTGCGCCGAACTCACCGCAGCCGTGACCACTTGGCTGGCGAGCAGGGCCGGGCAGCTCGCGAAACCTCTCGCGGCACTGTTGAAGGCCGAGCGGATCACCGATCTGGTTCCGCTCGGTGTGGTGGCGGGATTGTTCTGCCAAGACGACGGTTCCGGTGATGCCGTCGCTCTCGGTGTGTTTCTCGGCCGCTACGGGCTGACCGGCCTAAGCACCGAGGACCTACAAGCCTGGTACACGAGCGCTCGTGGACTCCTGACCACCGCGCTGGAAGCATCTCATCAGCAAGCGGTGCTGCAGACCGCTGCCGGCATCGTCAACGACCTCGGAATCGATACTGCCGCAGCAGCTTCTGACCTGCTGCCGCATGGTCTGGAAGCTCGGGTCAACCTGCTAGCCGATGCACTCACGGCAGCGCTGCCGCACCCCCTGCCTGTCGACCTTGACAGCGCCCTGGTCGCCGCGTCGTCGCTGCAGCTCGTCGAAACCCGTTGGGCAGAAACCGGACAACACTTTCTAGCCGCCAACTCCCCCACCGTCGAGGCATTCTCCGGCGCGGTCCGGCTGGTGCGCTGGCTGGCCCAACCCGTGGCCGCCGTCGGCGGCCTTTCCGAGATGGCGTCGCGTTATGTCCGGACAGACTCCTGGGTGGACACCGCGCTCATCAAGGCCCGCCGCGGCGCCGAAAGGCCGATACCGGCGGCCGCGCTGCGCGCCTTGATCGATCTCGTGGTGTCCCGTCGCGGCCGCCACGACCGAGTGTTCGCCGCAGCGTTGGCTGACGCACCGAAACCCGCGGTACAGACTATTGAGAACGTGCTGCGAGACCTCGTCGTCCCGGTGGCCCGAAAGGTTCCGACGCTGCTCCTGGTGATCGACGCTTTGTCGTTGGCGGCCGCCAACGACCTGGTCACCGCGATCCAGCAGAACGGCTGGACCGAGCTGTCGGCCAGCACCGCAAACCGGGCTTGGGCACTAGCGGTGCTGCCCACCCTCACCCAACGCAGCCGTTGTTCTTTGCTGTGCGGGGAATTGCGCGAAGGCGCCGACAACGTCGAACGGTCCGGTTTTCTCGCGCTGATCCGCGAAGCCGGACTGCAAGCCACCGGCGGCACCGCCGACCCGATCTTCCACAAGAGTGCGCTTGACGCCATCCCCAGCGGGGCCAGCCTGGCTACTGACGTCAGTAACGCCATCGCCGACACCACCCAGCAGCCGCTGGTGGCTGCTGTCTTGAATTACGTTGATGACACCCTGCACCACACCGATCCCGGTGGCACCGACTGGAACCTGACCACGATCACACACCTAAGGGCGTTGCTGCACGCCGCCAAGAACGCAGGCCGCGCGGTCGTCATCACCTCCGATCACGGCCACATCATCGAATACGGCACCAGTGCAAAGGTCACCCGCGCCAACACCTATGGCCAACGCGCGCACGGGGACTTCGCCAACGTCGACCCCGACCGCGAGGTCGTAGTCGAGGGACCGCGAGTACTCACCGACAACCACCGGGTGGTACTGGCCGTCGACGAGACCATCCGCTACGGCGGACGCAACGCTGGTTACCATGGCGGCGGACTTCCGGGCGAAGCGCTGGTCCCGGTGTTGGCGTTCCTGCCCGGTCAGCTGCCCGAGTGGGCAGTCCCGGTGGCTGCGGCTGAACCGCCCTGGTGGTATCGCGCGGCGCCGTCGGCTGCAGAGCCTCTGCCTGATTCCGGACGGAAGACGGAAGCAGACAGGGAACTCACCCTGTTCAACCAGGTGAGCAGTGAGGATGTAAGCCCGCTGCCGGACAAGGTGATTCGCAGCAAGGTGTTTGAGACCCAGCTGCGGCTGGCCGGTCGGATTGTGGTCAAAGCCCCGCAAATCAAGAACTTGCTGCAAGCCCTGCTAGCTACCGGCGCCTGCGAGATCACCTTGGCCCAGGCCGCGACCGCGCTCGGAGTCGCCACTGCCAGTGTGAACGGTGCGCTGATGCAGACCAAGCGGGTGCTCGACGTCGAAGGCTACGAGGTACTGCGGGTCGCAGGCGGCGTCACCGGTCTTGATGTGGCGGCACTCAAGGAACAGTTCGGGGTATCCGAGTGA